From the genome of Pelobates fuscus isolate aPelFus1 chromosome 11, aPelFus1.pri, whole genome shotgun sequence:
CACCCAGTAAATTATTACCGCTGCCCATTCAACTTCCCGAATCAGTAGAAGAACGGCATTCAGGAGGAGAcctaaactaccgaacaagggggAACGTTCGTATGCTAGCAGCAAGGGGGAGCCTTCATCGCATTTATGAGAGAACTCTCGAAAGAAGACCGGTCAAAGCCTAAAATCCTCTATTTGGGGGCTTCACCTCATGGTCGACCGGTATAAACTTCACTCGAATGGCGTTCCTAATCTACCGAACGGATCGGAGTGATATTTAGACAAAGTGGGTGCTTTCGTGGAGTTCTgagatattaatttatatatgttatatggttttaaaatattgtatattttctataCCTTAATTAGGTATAATTAAAGAGTTGTTCTTACTCAATTatttcccaggtacagaggaggagtctgtGAAATATTGCTATgtcccctgtccccaacaaggtccacaggGGAAAACCCCTGAAATGTAAtttaagaaaccccttgcatggggagttgcattAAAGTCAGCTGTGGCTGAATAAAAATCAGttaactcccagaactgtgtgtcgtccagttactggggggattgTGCCTTGGATATCGTATTGCTTCCTCAGCTACACAGAGTCTACAGCAGAGATATTGATGCTGAATtttggagctccgctacagatGCTTCAGATTACTTTAGTATTATATTGTGAATTCTCActaaaagtattattattttatgtgtttCACCTCAATATTGAGACTTTAAATGGGAGAGTAGCTGGAAAATAATTTGGGATTAATAACTCTTTCTAATAAGAACAGTGATGTTGGTAGATATAGTGTTTTTGGTGTAGAATACCATTATTTAAAgttgaaaataaatattgatttggaGAATTGCTTATAGTGCTTATGGCGCTATATGTGGGCCAGGGTTTTTATCTGAGTAGGTGCATTTTATTGTTTCTTTCAGTTTGTTCTGAAAAGATAAGTTTCAATGAATTAAATGCCATATTATTAAAGGTGTAAATATTTTTCTTGAGATTCTTATGTTTCCAGTAAAATAATTTTGTATGACATAGGGAGACATAATAAGCAAGGATTGAAAATGAAATCTTACCAGGATCATATCTACACTCTCCATGTTTGTTTTTGAGTTTTTGAAATTTGAGCACATAATATGTTTTGGTACTTCCCACCTGAATGGTTAGCTAAGATACTGATGTAAATTTAAAATCAAGGTCATGGCCTTAATATATTATTGTCTTTGTGTCCAAGGAGGAGATAGGAGCAGCGTCTTGGGATATCCTTAAATTTAGAGAACTTGATAGTGTGATATGTCATGGTCAAAAATATGTAGAATAAAGTGATATACTTACACTGTATGGGGCTTTATGTAAGTGCGTCTTTTTATCCTACTTTTTTAATGCAACATGCTACACTATCAAGTTCTATCATTGTCCCATTTTTATCGTTTCATGTCACCAAAATTGAAGGACATCCCAAGGCACTACTGCTACCTCCTCCTTGAATACACTTCCGATTACCAGAAAAGAGCTTTGGATTGGGTTGTTGAGCTGTCCACCTCTCCCCCATCACCATTATTTTGATTTGTATTATATTATCCTCCttatctgtatttttttgtttagtcAAAATCTTAAACCTCGCCCGTAATTATTAAAACTTTCAATTCTAACTTACCTCATTGTATTTCCTAATCCTAATGCTTACCCTTGACTAAGTCTAATTCCCGACTTTTATTTAACCCATGTGGTATCATTGTTCTTTTTAATCAGTGGAGATGTTCAATTTGATCTCTGTCATGATTGGCTGCAGTATATCAGCAATTATTGTGCGTACTTAGATCAGGGTTCCAACAGATTTCATTATAATTTTGGCTGTAGTGAAATGGGTGTCGGGGGTCTTATGTAGTTTACCTTGTGTGCAATTTCATGAAGactcacaatttagtgaatactcaTAACTGTTTTGACAATTTCTTGAGTTGTATCCAGTTTATTTATGGCAATATATATCACATACCCATAAAACTTTGTAAATTACTCACATGCTTTAAGTAAAACTAGCTTTTACCTGAAGAAATTGGGCCCGAACGTGTGCTTCCACTAAGTGGCTTTTCCGTAGATTTGCAACTCTCCACATGAGACATAATTTTCCATCTCTAAGAGCGACAACTGCATTTTCAGTGAAAACTAATGTTTCattccttttttttggtttggcaaTTTTTGCCATGATGGCTCCAATAATGAAGGCATCAATAATGCACCCCACAATGCACTGCAACACCACAGTTAACACTGCCAATGGGCATTCCTCTGTCACACTTCGGAATCCATAGCCAATGGAGGTTTGAGTTTCTAAGGAAAATAGGAAGGCTGCCATAAAGCTTGTAACTTGGAGAAAACATGGAGAAGGTGGGGTCTCCTCAGAGCCAGGTTCTGGTGGTGGTGCTAGGTCTCCGTGCAATGAGGCGATAAGCCAGAACGTTAATCCAAATATGAGCCATGAAACCACAAATGTAAAGGAGAAAATCAGAAACATCCATCTCCAGCGTATGTCCACACATGTGGTAAAGAGGTCAGTCAAGTAGCGTTGGCTCTTTTCACTGAGGTTAATAAACTCTACATTGCAATGACCATCTTTCTGTACAAAACGGCTACGCTGACGGATTTGCTTTGTATGTACTTTCCCATTACGGTAGTTAGGTGTCCTCATGCTCTGTGTTAATTCTGATTCCTCCTCATCTCGTAGTGGAGCTGGAATATCTGCACTGAACCGACGGATGGCACGTGCAACCCCCATGGCCAAAGCGCCACGGGGGAGGATCGTGGTGCTACCCAGCTTGCCGGGAGAGAATACAGTATTGATGAGAAAATCTGTCTCCTTACAGTATTAAAGGCACAATATGTTCATGATGAAGTCCTTTTAACTTGTCCTGCATCAAGCAAAAAAATATGTTAgcataaaaaaggcaaaaaaataatgtttcTCAATTCTCTCAATGATTAATTGTATTTACTAAATGCATGATATTCAATAAAACAATTCAAATGTTAACAGATTCCATCTGGAAACTTCTCACAACTTGCTTGGTTGATTCATTCATGTTTTTCCATGAAAGAAAATTTCCCCCGATGTGCAAGTGCGGCTGTACAAGCTCTTTCAGAAAATCTGAGGACCCATACAATTCATCTAGTTGTACACAGGAGAAATTGTGCTTCACAGCCTCAGTGAGAGCAGAAAGCTCCTTGTCTGAGTTAAGCCAGGCGGTGCAAGGCTTGGACAGTCCTATTAGTAGCTTCCTGCTCTCAGAGCTGAATAGGTGgacctataaaaaaaatcaaaccattctaaagAATTATAAAGTATGCTGTAGTGGTCATGATGCTTAGAATTTTCCATTAGGAAGTTTTTAGGTTTACACTTTCAACATAATGATAAAACATAATTGACAAGCCAGATTTAACACATAGCAGCACAATTTACTAGAAaagaacatatttatataaaggaGACCACAATGTGTCTTTAaacggacactccaggcacccagaccacttctgccctttggagtagtctgggtggcaactcccactacccctaactctgcaagtgtaagtattgcagttttcataaactgcaatatttaccttgcagagttaactcctcctctagtggctgtctgctagacagccactagagggcacttccggtaTTATAGCACACATTccgtgtgctatagcgtcgctggacatcctcatgctatgtgaggacctccagcgtcactgaaATTCCCATCAGAAAGCATCGAAAGCATTTTTCAAGgccttcctatggggaggtctaatgtgtgtgtgtgtgtgtgcggcattgccgcgcatgcgcattaggtcacccccgccggcggctgcgcatgcgcaataggcaggggaggagtgtgggcggacccTTACCCAGcccagagggacatcggcgctggatacaggtaagtaacgtggggtgggagggagatgggacctgtagtgccaggaaaactgtttgttttcctggcactggagagtccctttaataaacatGATAAATA
Proteins encoded in this window:
- the KCNJ14 gene encoding ATP-sensitive inward rectifier potassium channel 14; its protein translation is MGVARAIRRFSADIPAPLRDEEESELTQSMRTPNYRNGKVHTKQIRQRSRFVQKDGHCNVEFINLSEKSQRYLTDLFTTCVDIRWRWMFLIFSFTFVVSWLIFGLTFWLIASLHGDLAPPPEPGSEETPPSPCFLQVTSFMAAFLFSLETQTSIGYGFRSVTEECPLAVLTVVLQCIVGCIIDAFIIGAIMAKIAKPKKRNETLVFTENAVVALRDGKLCLMWRVANLRKSHLVEAHVRAQFLQPRVTPEGEYLPLDHTDINVGFDSGTDRIFLVSPITIVHEIDEESPLYEFGKAELEAANFEVVVILEGMVEATAMTTQCRSSYLPNEIIWGCRFEPVLFEKRNHYEVDYLHFHRTYEVPTTPTCSAKELSESKYSVVGRSSFCYENEVALNCICDEELPALVDTKLSTPEISLELDMLRVGDPLEEILLT